The following proteins are encoded in a genomic region of Phycisphaera sp.:
- a CDS encoding fibronectin type III domain-containing protein, whose product MPHRIVSHVLVCLALLFASHVATGKQADTTRKASPARVGPFLQDAKPTSIWIVWETEGPSPSEVRWGKGDVLEHTARGSSIPSQGQARIHHVPLLGLEPGASYRYRVRVPGTQTYQFRAPMPPGSGEPFKFVVYSDTQAGPVPNRHTTVINDGVIRFVRENFGHADGGAFELSEHLAFSLIPGDLVNAGSNYNEWKEQFFDEEQELSARIPIYPVPGNHEQDARWFFDYFHLPENGTEGFLEHWWWKDHGNVRIIGLDSNGAYRTQTQLDWLDNVLEDAAAADDIDFVFAQLHHPHLTPAWTPGNTAFTGDVVRRLERFSTKTGKPSIHFFGHTHAYERGQSKDHTHLWVDVSATEGDLAWWGEYPREDYAEFQKSIMDWGFVLMEVEDGPNPSFRMRRISRGNQFDPKDNEVIDDVRIRRSNEQPVTPELRSPASGSAGVPADGLVLEASSFRDPDGDRHLATQIQISTTEGDFSAPVRDEWFRFENWYAPPEATGRDNGYYSVDTRAGMPMTSHTFDGLDPFTTHYWRVRYRDDGLAWSEWSQERAFVTGAAPIGACCLPDGTSRQLRERDCISVGGTFLGVGSTDADCPDILILWKEDFEAVQLGPNTDETRTKAKAWSAGAPTGWTNDRSAMPQGGVTEWRGWAIANKEWWIQASGDQSRSQFTLGSGNLAVADPDEWYDAPIPDGGAFDAVMVSVPVKLDGIEPGSGILSFDSTWDPYDDMRATIMVSYDDAEPKEIMRWTSRQGEPTYHAKNPAERVVVPIQNPGGAGHAVFMFRLDQAENDWYWAIDNLMVSGHIAVRETRPATNGSQASPDR is encoded by the coding sequence ATGCCGCATCGCATCGTAAGTCACGTGCTAGTCTGCCTGGCACTCCTGTTCGCGAGTCACGTCGCCACGGGCAAGCAGGCCGACACGACACGGAAGGCCAGCCCAGCACGGGTCGGGCCATTCTTGCAAGACGCCAAGCCAACAAGCATCTGGATCGTGTGGGAGACCGAAGGGCCATCTCCCAGCGAAGTTCGATGGGGCAAGGGCGACGTGTTGGAACACACCGCCCGAGGCAGTTCCATTCCCAGCCAGGGACAGGCTCGAATCCACCACGTTCCACTGCTCGGTCTCGAGCCCGGTGCCTCGTATCGCTACCGCGTGCGAGTGCCCGGTACACAAACGTACCAGTTCCGCGCGCCGATGCCGCCCGGATCCGGCGAGCCCTTCAAATTCGTTGTGTATTCGGACACGCAGGCAGGGCCGGTGCCCAATCGACACACGACGGTCATCAACGACGGAGTGATCCGGTTCGTACGCGAGAACTTCGGCCATGCCGACGGCGGCGCGTTCGAGCTCAGCGAGCACCTTGCCTTCAGCTTGATCCCGGGTGATCTCGTCAATGCGGGAAGCAACTACAACGAGTGGAAGGAGCAGTTCTTCGATGAGGAGCAGGAGCTGAGCGCTCGCATTCCGATCTATCCCGTGCCCGGAAACCACGAACAGGATGCACGCTGGTTCTTTGACTACTTCCATCTGCCCGAGAACGGCACCGAAGGCTTCCTCGAGCACTGGTGGTGGAAGGACCACGGCAACGTCCGTATCATCGGGCTCGACTCTAACGGCGCCTATCGCACGCAGACACAGCTCGATTGGCTCGACAATGTACTCGAGGATGCCGCGGCTGCCGACGATATCGACTTCGTGTTCGCCCAATTGCACCATCCGCACCTGACACCGGCGTGGACGCCCGGCAACACGGCGTTTACAGGTGACGTGGTGCGACGGCTCGAGCGATTCTCGACGAAGACTGGAAAGCCAAGCATCCACTTCTTCGGCCACACGCACGCCTACGAGCGCGGCCAGAGCAAAGACCACACGCACCTGTGGGTCGACGTTTCGGCGACCGAGGGCGACCTTGCCTGGTGGGGCGAGTATCCACGCGAGGACTACGCCGAATTCCAGAAGTCCATCATGGACTGGGGCTTCGTGCTCATGGAAGTTGAAGACGGACCGAACCCGAGCTTCCGGATGCGGCGAATCAGCCGCGGCAACCAGTTCGATCCCAAGGACAACGAGGTGATCGACGACGTCCGCATCCGCCGATCCAACGAGCAACCGGTGACGCCCGAGCTGCGATCGCCAGCGAGCGGCTCTGCCGGCGTGCCGGCCGACGGACTCGTCCTCGAAGCTAGCTCCTTCCGTGATCCCGACGGCGACAGACACCTCGCCACGCAGATCCAGATCAGTACGACCGAGGGCGACTTCTCGGCGCCGGTGCGGGACGAGTGGTTCCGATTCGAGAACTGGTACGCGCCACCCGAAGCAACGGGCCGTGACAACGGCTACTACAGCGTGGACACACGTGCTGGCATGCCGATGACATCGCATACGTTCGACGGGCTCGATCCGTTCACGACCCATTACTGGCGTGTCCGATATCGTGACGATGGCCTCGCATGGAGCGAGTGGTCGCAAGAGCGAGCGTTCGTGACTGGGGCCGCGCCCATCGGCGCCTGCTGCTTGCCCGATGGCACGTCCAGGCAACTCCGCGAACGTGACTGTATCTCCGTCGGAGGCACGTTCCTCGGCGTAGGTTCGACGGATGCCGACTGTCCGGACATCCTCATCCTCTGGAAGGAAGACTTCGAGGCGGTCCAACTTGGTCCCAACACTGATGAAACGCGGACGAAGGCCAAGGCTTGGTCGGCGGGCGCGCCGACGGGCTGGACCAACGATCGGTCCGCGATGCCCCAAGGTGGCGTCACCGAGTGGCGCGGGTGGGCGATCGCCAACAAGGAGTGGTGGATCCAGGCCTCGGGAGATCAAAGCCGCAGTCAATTCACGCTTGGATCGGGCAATCTTGCCGTGGCCGACCCCGATGAGTGGTACGACGCACCCATTCCCGATGGGGGAGCATTTGATGCGGTCATGGTGTCCGTACCGGTGAAGCTCGATGGCATCGAACCCGGTAGCGGAATCCTCAGCTTCGACAGCACCTGGGACCCATACGACGACATGCGCGCCACGATCATGGTCAGTTATGATGATGCGGAGCCAAAAGAGATCATGCGCTGGACCTCGCGGCAGGGCGAGCCAACCTATCACGCCAAGAATCCCGCCGAACGCGTCGTCGTGCCCATCCAGAATCCGGGAGGAGCGGGCCATGCGGTCTTCATGTTCCGGCTTGACCAGGCAGAGAACGACTGGTACTGGGCAATCGACAACTTGATGGTCTCGGGTCACATTGCGGTTCGTGAAACACGACCCGCCACTAACGGCTCGCAAGCGTCACCCGATCGCTAG
- a CDS encoding HAD-IA family hydrolase, with protein sequence MIHDAVAPSPGAMVLLGSRTQMRGYTQLERHGMELVVFDVAGTTLRDDGDVVACCMAAALSSAGVEVSPREVDPVMGLLKPLAIATLLEAKRGRAPDADEVETIHERFRSAMVQHYAGAPRVGAMPGAEELFEALRGRGIRVALDTGFDRTILDAVIDRLGWRSKLDATIASDEVDRGRPHPDMIRALMARLGVEDASRVCKVGDSLADIEEGVNAGCGLVVAMRNGRTEPVLGRLTGIVAIDHLDELPEHLEAYSRVGA encoded by the coding sequence GTGATCCACGACGCCGTCGCCCCCTCGCCTGGAGCAATGGTGCTCCTAGGCTCGCGCACGCAGATGCGTGGGTACACCCAACTCGAGAGGCATGGCATGGAACTCGTGGTTTTCGACGTGGCCGGCACCACGCTCAGGGACGATGGCGACGTGGTCGCTTGCTGCATGGCCGCGGCCTTGTCATCGGCGGGCGTCGAGGTCTCGCCGCGAGAGGTCGATCCGGTCATGGGGCTGCTCAAGCCCCTGGCCATCGCGACGCTGCTGGAGGCCAAGCGAGGGCGGGCGCCCGACGCCGACGAGGTCGAGACGATCCACGAGCGGTTCCGTTCAGCCATGGTCCAGCACTATGCAGGAGCTCCCCGGGTTGGAGCGATGCCAGGCGCTGAGGAACTGTTCGAAGCGCTGCGCGGCCGCGGCATCCGCGTCGCCCTGGACACCGGCTTCGATCGAACCATCCTCGACGCGGTGATCGATCGCTTGGGCTGGCGGTCGAAGCTCGACGCCACCATCGCCAGCGACGAGGTCGACCGCGGCAGGCCCCATCCGGACATGATCCGAGCCCTGATGGCTCGCCTGGGCGTCGAAGATGCCTCGCGCGTATGCAAGGTGGGCGATAGCCTGGCGGACATCGAAGAGGGCGTCAACGCCGGCTGCGGCTTGGTGGTCGCCATGCGCAACGGACGGACCGAGCCCGTGCTGGGGCGCCTCACGGGCATCGTTGCGATCGACCATCTCGACGAGCTTCCCGAACACCTCGAGGCTTACTCGCGCGTCGGAGCCTGA
- the phnC gene encoding phosphonate ABC transporter ATP-binding protein: MTPVLELRNLTMTYATGHTALSGVSMSVAAGERVAVIGRSGAGKSTMLRLMNRLLTPTGGEIVLSGSSITRVHGRRLREVRTRVGMIFQQYNLVGRLTVLENVLVGWLGAQRGLATIPSLWRQFPASAREAAMACLEEVQIAELASQRADQLSGGQAQRVAIARVLAQQPTAILADEPVSSLDRRSSEIVLRTLDRINKTHGVPIVINVHDVEIARNHADRVVGLRNGVLVLDTPATALHDGELSRLYRDEPASASSTPAQTHHTLREQPA, translated from the coding sequence GTGACCCCAGTCCTCGAGCTACGCAACCTGACCATGACCTACGCCACGGGCCACACCGCCCTGTCGGGCGTGAGCATGTCGGTGGCCGCCGGAGAGCGCGTCGCGGTCATCGGGCGTTCGGGCGCGGGCAAGAGCACGATGCTCAGGCTCATGAACCGGTTGCTGACGCCCACAGGCGGCGAGATCGTGTTGAGCGGGTCATCCATCACCAGGGTGCACGGCCGGAGGCTCCGCGAAGTACGGACGCGCGTGGGCATGATCTTCCAGCAATACAACCTGGTTGGCCGCCTGACCGTGCTCGAGAACGTGCTGGTGGGCTGGCTGGGTGCCCAGCGTGGCTTGGCGACGATCCCCTCGCTCTGGCGGCAGTTTCCCGCGAGCGCTCGAGAAGCGGCCATGGCGTGCCTCGAAGAGGTCCAGATCGCCGAACTCGCCAGCCAGCGGGCCGACCAACTCTCGGGCGGGCAGGCCCAGCGCGTGGCGATCGCTCGCGTGCTCGCCCAGCAGCCCACGGCGATCCTGGCCGACGAGCCGGTCTCCAGCCTCGACCGACGGAGCAGCGAGATCGTGCTGCGGACGCTCGATCGCATCAACAAGACCCACGGGGTACCGATCGTCATCAACGTGCACGACGTCGAGATTGCACGGAACCATGCCGACCGTGTCGTCGGGCTCCGCAATGGTGTGCTCGTGCTCGACACGCCAGCCACGGCACTGCACGACGGCGAACTGTCCCGGCTCTATCGCGACGAACCGGCATCCGCATCGAGCACGCCCGCCCAGACGCACCACACCTTGAGGGAACAGCCCGCATGA
- a CDS encoding type II secretion system GspH family protein: MIHAGLTRRDRDGFTLIELLVVIAIIALLIGVLLPSLGKAREAAWQVTELSNMRQIGVASQVYTNDYQEWFNPIQDQVRVPAGRRGGFAIIEVTWREILWEYVGEAREAFDSPAERTEIYSDGVSQYDVELAAAAGATISENPDAVGTPVTEIDYNRSGIGANLVHYWDQERDLHGRLYFEGKGPFGRPTERGYSEGLTQLSEVEDPSELILFGSGGTDHPRWPEDTWWIYKYEDPVRKPGFSRYQQFVDFGSDTGSLRFNNKGNYFLADGSGRLLDPREIACNNDECMWSVWVDGHKSHGVR, translated from the coding sequence ATGATCCACGCAGGTCTGACTCGCCGGGATCGTGATGGTTTTACGCTCATCGAATTGCTTGTCGTCATCGCCATCATCGCGTTGCTGATCGGCGTCTTGCTGCCGTCGCTCGGGAAGGCCCGAGAGGCCGCGTGGCAGGTAACCGAATTGAGCAACATGCGGCAGATCGGCGTCGCCTCTCAGGTCTACACGAATGACTACCAGGAGTGGTTCAACCCGATCCAGGATCAGGTACGTGTTCCTGCCGGCCGGCGTGGAGGCTTCGCGATCATTGAGGTGACTTGGCGCGAGATCCTCTGGGAGTACGTCGGCGAAGCGCGGGAGGCATTCGACTCGCCGGCAGAGCGTACCGAGATCTATTCCGATGGCGTCAGCCAATACGACGTGGAGTTGGCCGCCGCGGCTGGCGCCACGATCTCGGAGAACCCCGATGCCGTCGGAACGCCGGTCACTGAGATTGACTACAACCGGAGTGGCATTGGCGCCAACCTCGTGCATTACTGGGACCAGGAACGCGACCTGCACGGCCGCCTCTACTTCGAGGGCAAGGGCCCGTTCGGACGCCCCACGGAGCGTGGCTACAGCGAGGGCCTGACGCAGCTCAGCGAGGTCGAGGATCCAAGCGAGCTCATCCTCTTCGGCAGCGGCGGAACGGACCACCCCCGCTGGCCCGAAGACACTTGGTGGATCTACAAGTACGAGGATCCCGTTCGCAAGCCCGGATTCAGCCGGTACCAGCAGTTCGTGGACTTCGGCTCCGATACGGGGTCACTTCGATTCAACAACAAGGGCAATTACTTCCTCGCCGATGGCAGTGGTCGCCTTCTGGACCCGCGTGAGATCGCCTGTAACAACGACGAGTGTATGTGGAGTGTGTGGGTTGATGGACACAAGAGCCATGGCGTCCGCTGA
- the phnE gene encoding phosphonate ABC transporter, permease protein PhnE — protein MTDEAEPRRPLMSILRWGAPLAALLVGTIAFSRQALMELEPAVAVAIAAAMAAVIAWLTARRLALPLLILAVLSWSGAKSDLDPGLLVENRGRAAEYVLGRQLSDAQIAETYQSAERTLMLSLERQARLQLVEELRLEPGAPRPEGFDEAIDARTTELRNETTLEEWDTLVERQARRVKRERSGGFFPPETDPDSLRLYADALLETIAIAIWGTLLAMVAALPIAVLGSHRTLSILSTAGGPIPGLLRRLGVFFTRRGFDACRGFNEFVLALIFVAIIGLGPFAGVMALAVHTFGVLGKVFADALETVRQGEIDGVTATGASSTQVLSFAVLPQIMPYVVSQTLLRFESNVRSASVLGLVGAGGIGFLIDAKLKSYAFQEVATMMIMIIVVVSLIDFACGRIMKRFT, from the coding sequence ATGACCGATGAGGCCGAGCCTCGGCGTCCCTTGATGTCCATCCTGCGTTGGGGCGCTCCGCTGGCCGCGTTGCTGGTCGGGACGATCGCGTTCTCACGGCAGGCGCTGATGGAGCTCGAACCCGCGGTTGCGGTCGCTATCGCGGCCGCGATGGCGGCCGTCATCGCCTGGCTCACCGCACGCAGGCTGGCGCTGCCGCTCCTCATCCTCGCCGTACTCTCCTGGTCGGGTGCCAAGAGCGACCTCGATCCGGGTCTGCTCGTCGAAAATCGCGGTCGCGCGGCCGAGTACGTCCTGGGCCGCCAGCTTTCCGACGCCCAGATCGCCGAGACCTACCAGAGCGCCGAGCGCACCCTCATGCTCTCCCTCGAACGCCAGGCCAGGCTCCAACTCGTCGAAGAGCTCCGCCTCGAACCGGGCGCCCCGCGTCCCGAAGGCTTCGATGAGGCCATTGATGCTCGGACCACCGAGCTCCGCAACGAAACGACGCTGGAAGAGTGGGACACCCTTGTCGAGCGCCAGGCTCGCCGCGTGAAGCGTGAACGAAGCGGCGGCTTCTTCCCGCCCGAGACCGATCCCGACAGCCTGCGCCTTTATGCCGACGCGTTGCTGGAGACCATCGCGATCGCCATCTGGGGCACGCTCTTGGCCATGGTCGCCGCACTGCCGATCGCCGTGCTGGGCTCCCACCGGACGTTGTCGATCCTCAGCACCGCGGGCGGTCCTATCCCGGGCCTCTTGCGTCGCCTGGGTGTGTTCTTCACCCGCCGCGGGTTCGACGCGTGCCGCGGCTTCAATGAATTCGTGCTCGCGTTGATATTCGTCGCCATCATCGGCCTAGGGCCTTTCGCCGGCGTGATGGCCCTGGCGGTGCACACCTTTGGCGTCCTTGGCAAGGTCTTCGCCGACGCACTCGAAACCGTCCGGCAGGGCGAGATCGACGGCGTGACCGCCACGGGCGCGTCCTCGACGCAGGTCCTGTCGTTCGCGGTGCTACCCCAGATCATGCCCTACGTGGTCAGCCAGACGCTGCTGCGATTCGAGAGCAACGTTCGATCGGCCTCGGTCCTCGGACTGGTGGGCGCGGGTGGGATCGGCTTCCTCATCGACGCAAAGCTCAAGAGCTACGCCTTCCAGGAGGTCGCCACGATGATGATCATGATCATCGTGGTCGTGTCGCTCATCGACTTCGCGTGCGGACGGATCATGAAACGCTTCACCTGA
- a CDS encoding sulfotransferase, with product MRKRPGNVKGLLEAARAFGGRHEIAHAERYLDKARSLAGTDPRVAPLIAQTYARCFRPQRALEELERLGTLPPSVQGEVAVLYEQVGKLEQALDAIDACIRLAPVAAEPRLVRGRILRRMGRLDEATVTLEPLAVDPAPPLVQAEAATELCYVHDARREFDRAVDAIEHAHGVIGRLRSTQPMLQRARANNAALADLASAFAEAGPPTWLDAKPELDARVAGIAHLIGFPRSGTTLLEQCLDAHPSIVASPERVIFSRDIFPRMCKQGGGALTLETLDAIPDDVIGSERRRYLDFMEAALGEPLDQRLHIDKNPNHTTLLPGLLRLFPESKFIVAVRDPRDVIASCVLRSFRLTEFSSMLLSWDTACELYAVEMGAWLRYREALDAERWIEVRYEDAVTDLAVEARHVIQMLGVAWDNQVLAYRERTRHKLVNSPTQTEVREPIYTSAIGRWKNYRKHLEPHVHVLQPFIDAFGYE from the coding sequence GTGCGGAAGCGTCCCGGCAATGTCAAGGGACTGCTCGAGGCCGCCAGGGCATTCGGCGGACGGCACGAGATCGCGCATGCGGAACGCTACCTAGACAAGGCGCGTTCCCTGGCAGGCACCGATCCGCGCGTCGCTCCGCTGATCGCACAGACGTACGCGCGCTGCTTCCGCCCACAGCGGGCGCTCGAGGAGCTCGAACGGTTGGGCACGCTGCCTCCTTCGGTACAGGGCGAAGTGGCCGTGCTCTACGAGCAAGTCGGCAAGCTCGAGCAGGCCTTGGACGCGATCGACGCGTGCATACGACTAGCCCCGGTAGCAGCCGAGCCGAGGCTCGTGCGGGGGCGGATCTTGCGGCGGATGGGGCGGCTCGACGAGGCGACGGTAACGCTTGAACCGCTCGCCGTCGACCCGGCGCCGCCGCTCGTCCAGGCGGAAGCCGCAACCGAACTGTGCTACGTCCACGATGCGCGGCGTGAGTTCGATCGCGCGGTTGATGCGATCGAGCACGCCCATGGCGTTATCGGTCGCCTCCGGAGCACGCAACCTATGCTCCAGAGGGCTCGTGCGAACAACGCTGCCCTCGCGGACCTCGCCTCCGCGTTCGCCGAAGCCGGCCCACCAACGTGGCTGGATGCGAAGCCTGAGTTGGACGCCCGAGTGGCGGGCATTGCTCACCTGATCGGCTTTCCGCGGTCGGGCACCACGCTGCTGGAGCAATGCCTCGACGCGCACCCGTCGATCGTGGCGTCTCCCGAACGCGTCATCTTCAGCCGCGACATCTTCCCGAGGATGTGTAAGCAAGGTGGGGGAGCGCTGACGCTCGAGACACTGGACGCCATCCCAGACGATGTCATTGGGAGCGAGCGACGCCGGTACCTCGACTTCATGGAGGCCGCGCTCGGCGAGCCGCTGGATCAGCGGCTCCACATCGACAAGAACCCGAACCACACCACGCTCCTCCCGGGCCTGCTGCGGCTGTTTCCCGAGTCGAAGTTTATCGTGGCTGTGCGGGATCCTCGCGACGTCATCGCGAGTTGCGTCCTGCGGAGCTTCCGTCTCACCGAATTCAGTTCAATGCTCTTGTCGTGGGATACCGCGTGCGAGTTGTACGCCGTCGAGATGGGCGCATGGTTGCGATATCGCGAGGCCTTGGATGCCGAGCGATGGATCGAGGTGCGCTACGAAGACGCGGTTACGGATCTGGCTGTCGAGGCGCGCCACGTTATACAGATGCTCGGGGTTGCATGGGACAACCAAGTACTCGCGTACAGGGAACGCACCCGGCACAAACTGGTAAATTCGCCGACACAGACCGAGGTTCGTGAACCCATCTACACCAGCGCCATTGGTCGCTGGAAGAACTACAGAAAGCACCTGGAGCCACACGTTCACGTCTTGCAGCCATTCATCGATGCCTTCGGCTACGAATAG
- the phnD gene encoding phosphonate ABC transporter substrate-binding protein encodes MNTAIRLFFVVSAVLLLAVAGCKDRASASSSPTGSGEKSDNREGWPEVIRLGLIPSEGGSDIVARFAPLADHLERQLGIPVETFSASEYIGVITAMQNKQVDVAYFGPKSYIEANRIAGAVAVARELNDQGQEGYYGIIIARADSGMVTIEDARGESFGFVTPNSTSGFLVPSIGIIEKTGMKPEEYFGEIRYTGSHGSAIRAVLAGDLPVAATNTLDLIAMERAGLDSSPLIELWRSELIPSSPISVRGDLPQSFQDAVRDAVVSLSDEPEALEAMARGGFMRANDSDFDPIRALEQRRQELIDDR; translated from the coding sequence ATGAACACCGCCATCCGCTTGTTCTTCGTCGTGTCAGCGGTGCTCCTGCTCGCCGTTGCCGGATGCAAGGACCGTGCGTCCGCCAGCTCATCGCCTACTGGGAGCGGGGAGAAAAGTGATAATCGCGAAGGCTGGCCCGAGGTCATCCGCCTGGGCCTGATTCCCAGCGAAGGGGGGAGCGACATCGTGGCCCGGTTTGCGCCCCTGGCCGATCACCTCGAACGGCAACTGGGCATCCCCGTCGAGACGTTCAGCGCATCGGAGTATATCGGCGTTATCACGGCCATGCAGAACAAGCAGGTCGACGTGGCGTACTTCGGGCCCAAGAGCTACATCGAGGCCAATCGCATCGCGGGCGCCGTGGCGGTTGCAAGGGAACTCAACGACCAGGGCCAGGAGGGCTACTACGGCATCATCATCGCGCGTGCGGACTCGGGCATGGTGACGATCGAGGATGCCCGCGGCGAATCCTTCGGCTTCGTGACCCCGAACAGCACGTCGGGCTTCCTCGTGCCGAGCATTGGCATCATCGAGAAGACCGGCATGAAGCCCGAGGAATACTTCGGCGAGATCCGGTATACCGGTTCGCATGGCAGCGCCATCCGGGCCGTGCTGGCGGGCGACCTGCCCGTCGCCGCGACGAACACCCTGGACCTGATCGCCATGGAGCGGGCCGGCTTGGACAGTTCGCCGCTCATCGAGCTCTGGCGCAGCGAGCTGATCCCTTCCTCCCCGATCTCGGTGCGCGGCGACTTGCCACAGAGCTTCCAGGACGCCGTCCGCGACGCGGTCGTCTCGCTGTCGGACGAGCCCGAGGCGCTTGAGGCCATGGCCCGAGGCGGATTCATGCGGGCCAACGACTCAGACTTCGATCCCATTCGGGCACTCGAGCAGCGGCGGCAGGAACTGATCGATGACCGATGA
- a CDS encoding TIGR03364 family FAD-dependent oxidoreductase codes for MAERYDRIVVGAGILGLSHALAALRAGERVGVIEREPKAIGATVRNFGMVWPVGMRPGEDRRRALRSREIWLDLGREAGVDVRPDGSLHVARHDDEWAVLEEFVSDDRCDGLDCTLLSPEAAHRTHAGLRRDGLVGVMHSASELAVEPRTAADRIARWLEAQGVAFVRSLAAVRCEAGTVSLADGQQLHADRVVVCSGADLRVLFPEVYQRLPVELCKLQMLRLSAPAWRAGAHVAGGLTLRHYPAFEQCPSLKAVKARYAREHPFYDEHGIHVMSAQRGDGTLVVGDSHAYGQGATPFDREDVNAAIVAYLGQMLDIDSSSVVDRWHGVYARRTDGKTVLRCEPTPGVTVVNCVGGAGMTLGPAIAEETIAAECGAFNGKQPA; via the coding sequence ATGGCAGAGCGATACGACCGGATCGTGGTGGGGGCTGGCATCCTCGGGCTTTCGCACGCTCTGGCGGCGCTGCGGGCTGGCGAGCGCGTGGGCGTGATCGAACGCGAGCCGAAGGCGATCGGGGCGACGGTCCGGAACTTTGGCATGGTGTGGCCCGTCGGCATGCGACCGGGCGAGGACCGCCGCCGCGCCCTGCGTTCACGCGAGATCTGGCTGGACTTGGGCCGCGAGGCTGGCGTCGACGTTCGGCCCGATGGCTCTTTGCACGTGGCGCGCCACGACGACGAGTGGGCGGTGCTCGAAGAATTCGTGAGCGACGATAGGTGCGATGGACTGGATTGCACGCTGCTCTCGCCCGAGGCTGCCCATCGGACGCATGCCGGGCTCCGCCGCGACGGGCTCGTCGGGGTGATGCACAGCGCGAGCGAACTGGCCGTCGAGCCCAGGACGGCCGCCGATCGCATCGCCCGCTGGCTGGAAGCGCAGGGCGTGGCGTTCGTGCGATCTCTCGCCGCGGTCCGTTGCGAGGCGGGCACGGTCTCCCTGGCCGATGGCCAGCAGTTGCACGCCGATCGGGTGGTTGTGTGTTCCGGGGCCGACCTCCGCGTCCTCTTTCCCGAGGTGTACCAGCGCCTCCCCGTCGAGCTTTGCAAGCTCCAGATGTTGCGTCTTTCGGCCCCGGCGTGGCGGGCGGGGGCCCACGTCGCCGGCGGGCTGACGCTGCGGCACTATCCGGCCTTCGAGCAGTGCCCCAGTCTCAAGGCGGTGAAGGCCCGCTATGCCCGCGAGCATCCGTTCTACGATGAGCACGGCATCCACGTCATGAGTGCTCAGCGAGGCGATGGCACGCTTGTTGTCGGCGATTCACACGCGTACGGCCAGGGTGCGACTCCGTTTGATCGCGAGGACGTCAACGCCGCCATCGTGGCTTATCTTGGTCAGATGCTGGACATTGACAGCTCGAGCGTGGTCGATCGCTGGCACGGCGTGTACGCGAGGCGCACGGATGGAAAGACGGTGCTGCGCTGCGAGCCGACCCCGGGGGTCACCGTGGTCAACTGCGTGGGCGGAGCGGGCATGACCCTCGGTCCAGCGATCGCCGAGGAGACGATTGCTGCCGAGTGCGGTGCCTTCAATGGAAAGCAACCCGCCTGA